Below is a genomic region from Candidatus Palauibacter scopulicola.
GCGCGTGGGGCATCAGCGGCATGAGCGAGGTGATGACGGCGGTGCGCGAGGAGATCCCGGTCATCGCCGTCGTCATCAACAACCACGAGTGGGGCGCCGAGAAGAAGAACCAGATCGACTTCTACGACCATCGCTTCGTGGGCACGGACCTGAGCGCGAACCCGGACTTCGCGAAGGTGGCCGAGGCGATGGGCGCGCGGGGTTACACGGTCGAGGACTACCGCGATGTCCGGGACGTGGTGCGCGACGCGGTGGAGGCGGCGGCGAGCGGCCGGCCGTGCGTCATCAACGCGATCGTCGAGGGCGGCGCCAACGTGCTCGCGGAGCCGTTCCGCCGCGACGCGCTCGCGATGCCCACCCGCCACCTGGAGAAATACGCCCACCTCAGCCTGAGCTAGCGGGAGAACCGATGTCCGACACACAGGCGTTGCTGGCGGACTACGACGTCCAGGACGTCATCGAGAAGGACCGCAAGCACCTCTGGCACCACCTGTTCCAGCACAGCGTCTTCGAGACGCAGGATCCGCAGGTGTTCGTGGAGGGCCATGGGGCGCGGGTCCGGGACATCCACGGGAAGGAGTACCTGGACGGGACCTCGGGCGGCGTCTGGTGCGTGAACGTCGGCCACGGGCGCGAGAGCATCGCGCGGATCGTCTACGAGCAGTTGGCGCGGCTGCCGTACTACGCGGGCGTGGTCGGCACGGTGCCGGCCGCGCAGTATGCGAGCGCGCTGGCCGAGTGGCTGCCGGGCCTGGATCACATCTTCTTCGCCAACAGCGGCTCCGAGGCGAACGAGAAGGCGATCAAGATGGTGCGCCAGATCGCCCACCTGAACGGGAGCGGCAAGTCGAAGGTCCTGTACCGGGACCGCGACTATCACGGCACGACGATCGCCTGCCTCGCCGCCAGCGGACAGGAGGAGCGCAAGGAGGCCTACGGGCCCTTCCCGGAGGGGTTTTCGGGGTTTCCGCACGCGATGTGCTATCGCTGCCCCTTCGACAAGACCTATCCGGACTGCAACATCGAGTGTGCGCGCGCCCTCGGCGACGCGATCGAGGAGGAGGGGCCGGAGACGGTGGGGGCCGTGATCCTCGAGCCGATCACCGCGGGCGGGGGGGTCATTCCTCCGGTGGATGAATATTTTTCAATCATCCGCGAGATCTGCGACGAATACGGCGTCATCCTGATCATCGACGAGGTCGTGTGCGGGTTCGGGCGCACGGGGACGATGTTCGGGTTCGAGCACTACGATTTCGTGCCGGACATCGTGACGATGGCCAAGGGGATGGCGAGTTCCTACGCCCCGATCTCCGCAGCGGCGGTGCGCGGCGAGGTGTT
It encodes:
- a CDS encoding aminotransferase class III-fold pyridoxal phosphate-dependent enzyme; the protein is MSDTQALLADYDVQDVIEKDRKHLWHHLFQHSVFETQDPQVFVEGHGARVRDIHGKEYLDGTSGGVWCVNVGHGRESIARIVYEQLARLPYYAGVVGTVPAAQYASALAEWLPGLDHIFFANSGSEANEKAIKMVRQIAHLNGSGKSKVLYRDRDYHGTTIACLAASGQEERKEAYGPFPEGFSGFPHAMCYRCPFDKTYPDCNIECARALGDAIEEEGPETVGAVILEPITAGGGVIPPVDEYFSIIREICDEYGVILIIDEVVCGFGRTGTMFGFEHYDFVPDIVTMAKGMASSYAPISAAAVRGEVFDRFLGDPADRFHYFRDISTYGGCTVGFAAALENLRIIEDEDLIENSRATGAYLQDRLRELLDHDHVGDVRGRGLFAGVELVEDKATKAPVSEDVMAAVVGRAAREGVLVGRTTRSIPGLNNTVTIAPPLIVTRADIDELVEAVKTGIEYGCRDL